A portion of the Corynebacterium jeikeium genome contains these proteins:
- a CDS encoding MarR family transcriptional regulator: MNSFEWLSDDEQLFWQSMVAAFREVERNIERSLRTRTGLTFADFTLLIALHEVEDGILHVDKICDRLKWNHPRALLHTNRLEKRGFIHTEDHGEDPDSDYVVVLTGVGRHVFAEAAPDYVDTVRQEVISPLANEDREVMLRCFQSVLERK; this comes from the coding sequence ATGAACTCATTTGAATGGCTGAGTGATGATGAACAGCTCTTTTGGCAGTCGATGGTAGCTGCTTTTCGCGAGGTAGAGCGCAATATCGAGCGAAGCCTACGCACTCGAACCGGGCTGACGTTCGCGGACTTTACCCTGCTCATCGCTCTGCATGAGGTAGAGGATGGGATTCTGCATGTTGACAAGATTTGTGATCGACTGAAGTGGAACCATCCCCGCGCGCTGCTGCATACCAACAGGTTGGAAAAGCGCGGATTTATTCACACCGAAGACCACGGCGAAGACCCGGACTCGGATTATGTCGTCGTCTTAACAGGCGTTGGTCGGCACGTGTTTGCCGAGGCGGCGCCGGATTATGTAGACACTGTTCGCCAGGAAGTAATTTCACCACTTGCTAATGAAGACCGCGAAGTGATGCTGAGGTGCTTCCAGTCGGTTCTCGAAAGGAAGTAA
- a CDS encoding (Fe-S)-binding protein has protein sequence MKVALFATCIGDMMFPDAVSATARVLTRLGCDVVFPPQQTCCGQMHVNTGYQKEVLPQLDTYADAFADSSIDYVVAPSGSCAGAVRHQHPMIAGRYGTRAQVHAAQACANKTLDLSEFITDVAGVTDVGAYFPHSVTYHSTCHSLRVLKVGDRPWRLLSAVDGIDLRELPGAAECCGFGGTFSVKNAETSAAMVADKTANIRATEAEFVTAGDASCLLNIGGALRRQDSGVHAIHMAEILASTKETPFDVHNRQEASLRGEQ, from the coding sequence GTGAAAGTAGCACTTTTCGCGACCTGCATCGGGGACATGATGTTTCCAGATGCAGTGAGTGCGACCGCCAGAGTTCTCACGCGCCTAGGATGCGATGTGGTCTTTCCACCACAACAAACCTGCTGCGGCCAAATGCACGTCAACACCGGGTACCAGAAGGAAGTCCTTCCTCAGCTGGACACCTACGCTGATGCTTTTGCAGATTCCTCGATTGATTACGTTGTCGCCCCGTCCGGTTCCTGCGCCGGCGCCGTTCGCCACCAGCATCCGATGATTGCGGGCCGCTACGGTACCCGTGCCCAAGTCCACGCGGCACAGGCCTGCGCGAACAAGACGCTGGATCTCTCCGAGTTCATCACCGATGTCGCTGGTGTGACTGACGTCGGTGCTTACTTCCCCCACTCAGTGACCTACCACTCCACCTGCCACAGCTTGCGGGTACTCAAGGTGGGCGACCGTCCGTGGCGGCTGCTCAGCGCAGTCGATGGAATCGATCTGCGCGAGCTGCCCGGCGCGGCGGAGTGCTGCGGTTTTGGCGGCACCTTCTCGGTGAAGAATGCGGAGACCTCCGCTGCAATGGTTGCCGACAAGACAGCCAATATCCGCGCTACGGAAGCGGAGTTCGTCACCGCTGGCGATGCTTCCTGCTTGCTCAATATCGGTGGCGCGTTGCGTCGCCAGGACTCTGGCGTGCACGCCATCCATATGGCCGAGATTCTGGCCTCCACCAAGGAGACCCCGTTTGATGTGCACAACCGCCAAGAGGCTTCCCTGCGAGGTGAACAGTAA
- a CDS encoding iron-sulfur cluster-binding protein — MVAINVGMPALPPRAPHNVGHLRGTRGFTAAAHEELKNTRMRENVGHATRSIRQKRAHVVAEKNDWEQLRLAGSHIKRDVMARLPELLERFEESVTNAGGHVHWARDAAEANRIITDLVKETGEEKVVKIKSMATQEIGLNEALADAGITARETDLAELIVQLADDMPSHILVPAIHRNREDIREIFLNGIPGVDPDLKANPADLAEASRKFLREQFMEAKVAISGANFGVAETGTVAVVESEGNGRMCLTLPETLISVMGIEKLLPTFQDLEVFLQLLPRSSTGERMNPYTSLWTGTTDGDGPKNFHIVLLDNGRSATLADPIGREALKCIRCSACLNICPVYEHVGGHAYGSVYPGPIGAILSPQLTGMDSYDDPNASLPYASSLCGACFEVCPVRIDIPAALLELRHRKVTEHRPPVEGKLFATLGFIMGNQKLWNMSAKMASLARVLGLKDGEIHALPLFLSGWSDARDTPVPPKKPFRSLWGSEDLSAQLARESAHQVPTKINGQSEKES, encoded by the coding sequence ATGGTCGCAATTAACGTCGGCATGCCAGCCCTTCCTCCCCGCGCGCCGCACAACGTCGGGCATCTGCGCGGTACGCGCGGGTTCACGGCCGCAGCGCACGAGGAGCTCAAGAACACTCGCATGCGCGAAAATGTCGGTCATGCCACGCGTTCGATTCGTCAGAAGCGCGCGCATGTCGTAGCCGAGAAGAATGACTGGGAGCAGCTGCGGCTCGCGGGCAGCCACATCAAGCGCGATGTTATGGCGCGTCTGCCGGAACTGCTGGAGCGGTTTGAAGAGTCAGTTACGAATGCCGGCGGTCACGTCCACTGGGCGCGCGATGCCGCCGAGGCAAACCGCATCATCACGGACTTGGTGAAAGAGACCGGTGAAGAAAAGGTCGTCAAGATTAAGTCGATGGCCACACAGGAAATCGGCTTGAACGAAGCACTTGCCGACGCCGGCATCACCGCCCGCGAAACCGACCTGGCGGAACTCATCGTTCAGCTTGCCGACGACATGCCGAGCCACATCCTGGTTCCTGCTATCCACCGCAATCGCGAAGATATCCGCGAGATCTTCCTCAATGGAATCCCCGGAGTCGACCCGGACCTGAAAGCCAATCCGGCCGATCTGGCCGAGGCATCCCGTAAGTTCCTGCGCGAGCAGTTTATGGAGGCCAAGGTTGCGATTTCTGGCGCCAACTTCGGTGTAGCCGAAACCGGCACGGTAGCCGTCGTCGAATCTGAGGGCAACGGCCGTATGTGCCTCACACTGCCGGAAACACTGATTTCGGTGATGGGTATTGAGAAGCTGCTTCCCACCTTCCAGGATCTGGAAGTCTTCTTGCAGCTACTGCCACGGTCGTCGACAGGCGAGCGTATGAATCCCTACACCTCTCTGTGGACGGGAACGACCGACGGCGACGGCCCGAAGAATTTCCACATTGTGTTGCTGGACAATGGGCGCTCGGCCACTCTTGCAGATCCGATTGGGCGTGAAGCGCTGAAGTGCATTCGCTGCTCGGCATGCCTGAATATCTGCCCTGTTTATGAGCACGTGGGCGGTCACGCTTACGGTTCGGTCTACCCGGGCCCGATTGGTGCGATTTTGTCCCCGCAGCTCACTGGCATGGATTCCTACGATGATCCGAATGCTTCGCTGCCCTATGCGTCTTCGCTGTGCGGGGCTTGCTTTGAGGTCTGCCCGGTGCGAATTGACATCCCTGCGGCACTGCTGGAGCTGCGCCACCGTAAGGTCACGGAACACCGCCCGCCGGTGGAGGGCAAGCTGTTTGCCACGCTCGGGTTCATCATGGGCAATCAGAAGCTCTGGAATATGAGCGCAAAGATGGCCTCCCTCGCCCGCGTACTCGGTTTGAAGGACGGCGAGATTCACGCCCTGCCGCTCTTCCTCAGCGGGTGGTCGGATGCGCGTGATACCCCGGTTCCGCCGAAGAAGCCGTTCCGCTCACTGTGGGGTTCGGAGGATCTCTCCGCTCAGTTGGCGCGTGAATCGGCGCATCAGGTACCGACCAAGATCAATGGCCAAAGCGAAAAGGAGTCCTAG
- a CDS encoding DNA repair exonuclease yields MKFIHTSDWQLGMTRWFLELDGGEAQARFHESRLNAIDRIGELAISEGAEFIVVAGDVFDSNTLPDKVFLRALERIAKLPVPVYFLPGNHDALDASSIYRRSAFESLEDRGVYVIRDSAPIAIRDGVELIGVPVRGKYSADDIVAEIATELEPADGIRVMVAHGQVEGFGADAGATIDLTSLEQAIDRGALHYVALGDSHSTSQLDHAGRVYFSGAHETTAYDDKERDSGNALVVDIVESGPEKDSVTVASHRVGQWAFHAIDMDITGAEDLDEFFAELDGIEAKTDTAVKYSLRGTVTLSESTTFENRLEQYQQLFAALYRRESGSDLTVVPSEGDISNLNLTGYPLIAAEKLTVLSKGRTESGSPLSESETTAAADALRLLARLAGEKE; encoded by the coding sequence ATGAAATTCATTCACACCTCAGATTGGCAACTGGGAATGACTCGGTGGTTCCTAGAGCTCGACGGCGGTGAAGCCCAAGCTAGGTTCCACGAAAGTCGACTCAACGCCATCGATCGCATCGGCGAGTTGGCGATTAGCGAAGGCGCTGAGTTCATTGTCGTCGCTGGAGACGTGTTCGATTCCAACACATTGCCGGACAAGGTGTTTTTGCGGGCTCTTGAGCGAATCGCCAAGCTACCCGTGCCGGTGTATTTCCTACCCGGCAACCATGATGCGCTTGATGCTTCTTCCATTTATCGACGTAGTGCTTTCGAATCTTTGGAAGACCGAGGAGTTTACGTAATTCGCGACAGCGCGCCCATTGCAATCCGTGACGGGGTGGAACTCATCGGTGTGCCAGTGCGCGGCAAGTATTCGGCAGACGACATCGTGGCGGAAATAGCCACGGAGCTTGAGCCCGCCGATGGAATCCGAGTGATGGTCGCACACGGCCAAGTAGAAGGCTTTGGTGCTGATGCAGGAGCCACCATTGATCTGACCAGCTTGGAACAAGCTATTGACCGCGGGGCGTTGCACTATGTTGCGCTGGGGGATTCCCACTCCACGAGCCAACTCGATCATGCTGGCAGAGTTTATTTCTCCGGCGCACACGAAACCACAGCGTACGACGACAAAGAACGGGATTCCGGCAATGCACTCGTCGTCGACATTGTAGAGAGCGGCCCCGAAAAGGACTCAGTTACCGTGGCCTCCCACCGAGTGGGGCAGTGGGCTTTTCATGCCATCGACATGGATATCACTGGTGCGGAAGACCTCGATGAGTTCTTTGCTGAACTGGACGGTATCGAGGCGAAGACAGACACAGCGGTGAAGTATTCATTGCGAGGAACCGTGACACTGTCGGAGTCGACTACCTTTGAAAATCGACTTGAGCAGTATCAACAGCTTTTCGCTGCACTTTATCGCCGGGAAAGTGGCTCCGATTTGACGGTGGTTCCGTCCGAGGGGGATATCTCTAATCTCAATCTCACCGGTTATCCGCTCATAGCTGCAGAAAAACTAACGGTCTTGAGCAAAGGGCGAACCGAGAGCGGCAGCCCCCTATCAGAATCTGAAACCACCGCAGCAGCCGATGCGCTTCGCTTGCTGGCGCGCCTGGCCGGAGAGAAGGAATAA
- a CDS encoding MarR family transcriptional regulator has product MQDVPWLSDEEQRLWRSILNAKRAVDRSIDLQLQDSLDISTADFSVLVVLSEAEDNVVRMRTLCESLEWDRSRMSHQITRMERRGLVTKERCACDNRGIDVTLTEHGRTVIEKAAPNHVKLVRHVLFDVLGENIDYQGISAVLDKIAETANATVTDSVDGKAE; this is encoded by the coding sequence ATGCAAGATGTTCCGTGGTTAAGTGATGAAGAGCAGCGGTTATGGCGCTCAATTCTGAACGCTAAACGGGCCGTTGACAGGTCAATCGACCTTCAGCTGCAAGATTCTCTCGATATTTCCACTGCAGATTTTTCGGTTCTGGTTGTTCTCTCCGAGGCTGAAGACAATGTAGTGCGCATGCGCACCCTGTGCGAATCCCTGGAATGGGACCGCAGCCGAATGTCGCATCAAATTACTCGCATGGAGCGACGCGGGCTAGTAACTAAGGAACGCTGCGCCTGCGATAACCGTGGTATTGATGTCACGCTTACTGAACACGGTCGAACCGTGATTGAGAAGGCGGCGCCGAACCATGTGAAGCTTGTGCGCCATGTTTTGTTTGATGTGCTCGGTGAGAATATCGACTATCAGGGGATTTCCGCTGTGCTCGATAAGATTGCAGAGACCGCCAATGCTACGGTCACCGATTCAGTCGACGGAAAAGCAGAGTAG
- a CDS encoding ferrisiderophore receptor Irp6A yields the protein MRVNIFAKAKTAPKTKTLAAIGCAALSFVATACGADAESNEAADNKGELTVTDVAGRTVTFDKQPERVVLGEGRAMFVTAMLDQENPGDHVVAMGSDLHSGAPSFETKLFETNPELKDMPTIGNIAKGDVTVENLISHDPDVVVMTLDHKKAAEQSGFLTKLDQAGLKYVFTDFRQKPLENTAKSVELLGQIVDEQDNAKKFTDFYTKRVNEITERAAKLEDKPKTFVWRAAGLKDCCSTVNKSNLGDLVTAAGGENLGDSLLDTESGDVTAEKVLSVQPEKIIATGGSWALDPKKPEVLPHVELGYTATPETAQRTLEGLLKTPGFDTLTAPKKGDLYAAFHQFYDSPYNVFALEQFAKWIHPEEFADLDPVADFAKFHKDYLPFELSGTFFTALEPTK from the coding sequence ATGAGAGTCAATATTTTCGCCAAGGCTAAAACCGCGCCAAAGACCAAAACTCTGGCCGCAATCGGGTGTGCAGCGCTGAGCTTCGTCGCTACAGCATGCGGTGCGGACGCAGAGTCGAACGAGGCTGCCGACAACAAAGGAGAACTCACTGTCACTGATGTCGCAGGTCGCACTGTGACCTTCGACAAGCAGCCAGAACGAGTCGTGCTCGGTGAAGGCCGCGCCATGTTTGTCACCGCGATGCTTGACCAAGAAAACCCGGGTGACCACGTTGTCGCCATGGGCAGCGATTTGCATTCGGGCGCACCGTCGTTTGAAACCAAGCTTTTCGAGACGAACCCCGAGCTGAAAGACATGCCGACCATCGGCAATATCGCCAAGGGCGATGTCACAGTTGAAAACCTCATCTCCCACGACCCAGACGTGGTCGTCATGACCCTTGACCACAAGAAGGCCGCGGAGCAGTCCGGTTTCCTCACCAAGCTCGATCAGGCAGGTCTGAAGTACGTATTCACCGACTTCCGGCAAAAGCCCCTGGAGAATACCGCCAAGTCCGTCGAGCTCCTCGGCCAGATCGTCGATGAGCAGGACAATGCCAAGAAGTTCACCGACTTCTACACAAAGCGCGTCAACGAGATCACCGAACGTGCCGCCAAGCTCGAAGACAAGCCAAAGACCTTCGTCTGGCGAGCAGCCGGTCTCAAGGATTGCTGCTCGACCGTCAACAAGTCCAACCTCGGTGACCTTGTCACAGCAGCCGGCGGTGAGAACCTCGGAGACAGCCTCCTCGACACCGAATCGGGCGACGTGACCGCAGAGAAGGTCCTGTCCGTCCAGCCGGAGAAGATCATCGCCACCGGTGGTTCTTGGGCGCTCGATCCGAAGAAGCCGGAAGTGCTGCCACACGTCGAACTCGGCTACACCGCCACCCCAGAGACCGCACAGCGCACTCTGGAAGGCCTGCTGAAGACTCCGGGTTTTGACACCCTGACCGCGCCGAAGAAGGGGGATCTGTACGCCGCCTTCCACCAGTTCTACGACTCGCCGTACAACGTCTTCGCGCTCGAGCAATTCGCCAAGTGGATTCACCCAGAGGAGTTCGCTGACCTCGACCCGGTCGCTGACTTCGCCAAGTTCCACAAGGACTACCTGCCCTTCGAACTCAGCGGCACCTTCTTCACCGCGCTGGAGCCGACCAAGTAA
- a CDS encoding pirin family protein, with the protein MSAIIQKFSVADNPQLPGMDPFLFAVHHYDLYPQAKGTTMTPDASLLGRNIGMDFSGKDGWSMYHGTTVPGFPSHPHRGFETISIVEEGYVDHTDSEGAQARYGDGDTQWLTTGAGTAHAEMFPLLHNDGPNPHHMFQIWLNLPPEGKEAKPHFQMFWAEDTPHVTGTDDNGHGYDVKVIAGAFGDTQPLAPPPESWAAAPDSDVAVWVLRLQPGAQLTLPPTNYAETIRTLYSLRGRLTIEGETLVQEGAVLRSTEALDISAGDEGAFALILQGRPIGAPVYQHGPFVANSREELVEAFDAYQRGEFGAWRFDSNDPVAPFEEGRFARYPDGTVRRPVN; encoded by the coding sequence ATGAGCGCAATCATTCAAAAGTTCTCAGTAGCCGACAACCCACAGCTCCCCGGCATGGATCCCTTCCTGTTCGCGGTCCACCATTACGACCTATACCCGCAGGCCAAGGGCACAACCATGACACCAGATGCCTCGCTGCTCGGCCGTAATATCGGCATGGACTTTTCCGGCAAGGACGGCTGGTCCATGTACCACGGCACAACCGTCCCCGGCTTCCCCTCCCACCCACACCGCGGCTTTGAAACTATCTCGATTGTCGAGGAAGGTTACGTCGACCACACCGACTCCGAAGGTGCACAGGCTCGTTACGGCGACGGCGACACTCAGTGGCTGACCACCGGCGCAGGCACTGCGCATGCTGAAATGTTCCCGCTTCTGCATAACGACGGCCCCAATCCTCACCACATGTTTCAGATTTGGCTGAACCTGCCGCCCGAAGGCAAGGAGGCAAAGCCGCACTTCCAGATGTTCTGGGCAGAAGACACTCCGCATGTCACCGGCACTGATGACAATGGCCACGGCTACGACGTAAAGGTCATCGCGGGCGCATTCGGCGATACTCAGCCGCTTGCTCCGCCACCGGAATCCTGGGCCGCTGCACCAGATTCCGATGTAGCCGTGTGGGTGCTGCGCCTGCAGCCGGGCGCACAGCTAACGTTGCCACCAACCAATTATGCCGAGACAATTCGGACTCTCTACTCTCTACGCGGCAGGCTCACTATCGAGGGCGAAACGCTGGTGCAAGAGGGCGCAGTGCTGCGCTCAACCGAGGCACTGGACATTTCTGCAGGTGACGAGGGGGCCTTCGCGCTCATCCTCCAAGGCCGACCAATTGGCGCTCCCGTGTATCAGCATGGCCCGTTTGTCGCGAATAGCCGCGAAGAGCTCGTTGAGGCATTCGATGCCTACCAGCGTGGCGAGTTCGGCGCATGGCGGTTTGATTCCAACGATCCGGTTGCACCCTTTGAAGAGGGGCGCTTTGCCCGCTATCCGGACGGTACGGTTCGTCGCCCGGTCAATTAA
- a CDS encoding iron ABC transporter permease yields MTYTNLHAPASGLDDEPRESTSTNGSGGQESQPATEQHECPSSSTTYDSARQYRRRSARKIAIIAVLVGLAVCAFVVATIVGPMALSVGDVVRGIVSPNDVDETTRTVLWKLRLPASVMAVLIGAALSLAGAQMQTILDNPLAEPFTLGISAAAAFGGAASIVLGWVIIPHAQFNLAAVAWVSSVVAVAIVAAASVWRGSGKESMILLGIGLVFLFQALLALLQYRATTEALQQIVFWTMGSLQRANWVANGIIAAALLIAIPFTIRYAWALTVLRLGDARAKAVGINVDRLRIATLIVASLLAATAVAFAGIIGFIGLVGPHIARMLVGEEQRFFAPASMAAGAALLAAAHAVSITVVPGVAVPIGIITAIVGVPFFVGLVFLRKRTVWN; encoded by the coding sequence ATGACTTACACCAATCTGCACGCTCCCGCGTCAGGGCTTGACGACGAACCCCGCGAGTCCACCTCCACCAACGGCAGTGGAGGTCAAGAGTCGCAGCCCGCCACCGAACAGCACGAGTGTCCGTCGTCAAGCACGACCTACGACTCTGCGCGACAGTACCGACGACGCTCGGCACGGAAAATCGCCATCATTGCGGTGCTGGTGGGGCTGGCCGTGTGCGCGTTTGTGGTGGCGACGATTGTGGGGCCGATGGCACTGAGCGTGGGGGACGTCGTCCGTGGCATCGTGAGCCCGAATGATGTGGACGAAACCACTCGTACGGTGCTGTGGAAGCTGCGTCTGCCTGCATCGGTGATGGCAGTGCTGATTGGTGCAGCGCTGTCGCTTGCCGGTGCACAGATGCAGACAATCCTCGATAACCCTCTGGCGGAGCCGTTTACGCTCGGTATCTCGGCTGCAGCGGCGTTCGGTGGGGCGGCATCGATTGTGCTGGGCTGGGTGATTATTCCGCATGCGCAGTTCAACCTGGCGGCCGTGGCCTGGGTATCATCCGTCGTCGCTGTGGCGATTGTGGCGGCGGCGTCGGTATGGCGCGGCTCGGGTAAGGAATCGATGATTCTGCTCGGCATTGGTCTGGTGTTTCTATTCCAAGCGCTGTTGGCGCTGTTGCAATACCGCGCGACTACCGAGGCGCTCCAGCAGATTGTGTTCTGGACGATGGGCTCGCTACAGCGCGCGAACTGGGTGGCCAACGGTATCATTGCGGCGGCGCTGCTAATCGCTATTCCGTTCACTATCCGCTATGCGTGGGCGCTGACGGTGTTGCGGCTTGGCGATGCCCGCGCAAAAGCCGTGGGCATCAATGTGGATAGGCTGCGCATTGCGACGCTGATTGTAGCCTCGCTGCTGGCAGCAACCGCAGTGGCCTTCGCCGGCATCATCGGCTTCATCGGACTGGTCGGCCCACACATTGCACGCATGCTGGTCGGTGAAGAACAGCGCTTCTTTGCCCCGGCATCGATGGCGGCGGGCGCGGCGCTGCTTGCGGCAGCTCATGCGGTATCCATCACGGTGGTGCCGGGTGTGGCAGTGCCGATTGGCATCATTACCGCAATCGTCGGTGTCCCATTCTTTGTCGGCTTGGTTTTTCTGCGTAAGAGGACGGTGTGGAACTAA
- a CDS encoding lactate utilization protein C, whose translation MTNSGAKNDILGRIRNAQKIAFEGRDLASDVGIITGEPGAHFSVPRDYERSSELPHKDIVSLADERIADYKADVRRCGSSATEINDAVKKAIADVGASLIGIPEGLDRDWVAGLGSGETAEGATEIRVDTGFNARELDELDAIVTSSAVTCAETGTIFLDGSATSGRRALTLVPDKHICVVPAETIVSGIPEAISRLREVDPTAPITMISGPSATSDIELSRVEGVHGPRTLIVIIAG comes from the coding sequence ATGACCAACTCTGGCGCCAAAAACGACATTCTCGGCCGCATCCGCAACGCGCAGAAGATTGCCTTTGAGGGCCGCGATTTAGCCTCTGACGTTGGCATTATCACCGGCGAGCCCGGCGCGCACTTCTCCGTTCCACGCGACTATGAACGAAGCTCGGAGCTGCCCCACAAGGACATCGTTTCGCTTGCCGACGAACGCATCGCCGATTACAAAGCCGATGTGCGCCGTTGTGGCAGCTCGGCAACTGAAATCAATGACGCAGTGAAGAAGGCTATTGCGGATGTTGGGGCCTCGCTGATTGGTATCCCCGAGGGCTTGGACCGCGACTGGGTTGCGGGGCTTGGCTCTGGCGAGACTGCTGAAGGGGCGACCGAAATCCGCGTCGATACCGGTTTCAACGCCCGCGAACTGGACGAACTCGATGCCATTGTCACCAGCTCTGCGGTTACCTGCGCGGAGACCGGCACCATTTTCCTGGACGGCTCCGCTACCTCCGGGCGCCGAGCCCTGACCTTGGTGCCGGATAAGCATATTTGTGTCGTCCCAGCAGAAACGATTGTCTCTGGCATTCCGGAGGCCATTTCCCGCCTGCGAGAGGTTGACCCCACGGCTCCAATCACTATGATTTCCGGGCCTTCTGCGACCTCGGATATCGAGCTTTCCCGCGTCGAAGGTGTCCACGGCCCGCGCACCTTGATTGTGATTATTGCTGGGTAG
- a CDS encoding ABC transporter ATP-binding protein, protein MGVFLDVNDVAAGYGKRKVLRGASIRTLKPGTVTGLLGPNAAGKSTLMTTLAGIRKPMSGEIVLTRDNERVVGSELRDVVGYVPQDLPASASLTAFESVLVSGRRAGRLRVRGSEIEHTAAVLRKVGIEHLADRFVGELSGGQRQLVAVAQMFVRDPEVMLLDEPTSALDLRHQVELLQLVRAEVASRSSLALVAIHDLNLAARYCDELVMLHDGHVVAQGSPADVLTPDLLARVYGIRARVLNDGGVPVVCPIEEDQVSEAA, encoded by the coding sequence ATGGGCGTATTTCTCGATGTCAATGACGTAGCTGCAGGCTATGGCAAGCGAAAGGTGCTGCGCGGGGCGTCAATACGCACGCTGAAGCCAGGTACGGTGACGGGTTTGCTCGGGCCAAACGCTGCGGGCAAGTCCACACTGATGACCACGCTGGCGGGGATTCGAAAGCCCATGTCCGGGGAGATTGTTCTGACCCGTGACAATGAGCGGGTCGTCGGCTCCGAACTGCGCGATGTCGTCGGCTACGTGCCGCAGGATCTGCCGGCTAGCGCCTCGCTGACCGCATTCGAATCGGTACTGGTCTCTGGCCGGCGCGCCGGGCGTCTGCGCGTGCGCGGCTCCGAGATTGAGCACACTGCGGCGGTTCTCCGGAAGGTTGGTATTGAGCACCTTGCCGACCGCTTCGTCGGCGAGCTCTCCGGCGGTCAGCGTCAGCTCGTCGCCGTCGCGCAGATGTTTGTCCGTGATCCCGAGGTCATGCTTCTCGACGAACCCACCTCCGCCCTCGACCTGCGCCACCAGGTGGAACTCCTACAGCTCGTCCGCGCGGAGGTCGCCTCACGGAGCTCCTTGGCGCTCGTCGCAATCCACGATCTCAATCTCGCAGCCCGCTACTGCGATGAGCTTGTCATGCTTCACGACGGCCACGTGGTTGCCCAGGGGAGTCCTGCTGACGTTCTCACACCGGATCTTTTGGCCCGCGTCTATGGAATTCGAGCCCGCGTGCTTAATGATGGAGGCGTTCCTGTGGTGTGTCCTATTGAGGAAGACCAGGTTTCTGAGGCCGCATAG